In Clostridium sp. DL-VIII, the following proteins share a genomic window:
- a CDS encoding Spo0E family sporulation regulatory protein-aspartic acid phosphatase — translation MDYREINEKIDELRDVLNILMDGDYRENYENILELSLKLDNLIAECYKMKGN, via the coding sequence GTGGATTATAGAGAGATAAATGAGAAGATTGATGAACTTAGAGATGTTCTAAATATACTAATGGATGGAGATTATAGAGAGAATTATGAAAACATATTGGAGTTAAGCCTTAAATTGGATAACCTAATTGCTGAGTGTTACAAAATGAAAGGCAATTAA
- a CDS encoding helix-turn-helix transcriptional regulator translates to MNDINFIEMGKRIKLEREKNNMTRDQLAESVGISNVYLTQLERSDRQGSLAVICKIASVLNISLDYLIYGNDSIKVDKESIIEKINTLNSKRELKVIDEILNTIIPNLKK, encoded by the coding sequence GTGAATGATATAAATTTTATTGAAATGGGAAAGAGAATTAAATTAGAACGTGAAAAAAATAATATGACTCGAGACCAGTTAGCTGAATCAGTGGGCATATCAAATGTATATCTTACACAGCTCGAAAGGTCTGATAGACAAGGTTCATTGGCTGTTATATGTAAAATAGCTTCTGTACTTAATATCTCATTAGATTATTTAATTTATGGCAATGACAGCATTAAAGTGGACAAAGAATCTATAATAGAAAAAATTAACACTTTAAATTCTAAAAGAGAATTGAAAGTTATAGATGAAATACTTAATACTATAATTCCAAACCTAAAAAAATAA
- a CDS encoding NPCBM/NEW2 domain-containing protein, translated as MKKIRLTKIIASSLVIASVIALNPIGASAEWKQDGTGKWYSIGNSWATGWYPIDGSFYYFNSSGYMVINSSIDGMELGSDGKCKIPTNQSTSSISGTAISPYEVDYGNKYDGTTSKKFTMSGVAYTQGFSLNAGGYALFNLGGQYNTIKVRIGHIDDSWNGKVALTIYLDGQQSQQIELSNDDISKVVTIPVNKANQMKIESKEELNGYHGGFGEFSGFNNMVGY; from the coding sequence ATGAAAAAAATAAGATTAACAAAAATAATAGCGAGTTCATTAGTAATAGCATCAGTAATAGCTCTAAATCCTATAGGAGCAAGTGCAGAATGGAAACAGGATGGTACAGGAAAGTGGTATTCAATAGGAAATTCATGGGCTACAGGATGGTATCCTATTGATGGAAGTTTTTATTATTTTAACAGTAGCGGATATATGGTAATTAATTCAAGTATTGATGGTATGGAATTAGGTAGTGATGGTAAATGTAAAATACCAACTAATCAATCTACTTCAAGTATAAGTGGAACAGCGATAAGTCCATATGAAGTTGACTATGGAAATAAATATGATGGAACTACAAGTAAAAAGTTTACAATGTCTGGAGTTGCCTATACACAAGGATTTTCTTTAAATGCAGGTGGATATGCATTATTCAATTTAGGAGGACAATATAATACTATTAAAGTAAGAATTGGACATATAGATGACTCTTGGAATGGTAAAGTTGCATTAACAATATATTTAGATGGGCAACAAAGTCAACAAATTGAATTAAGTAATGATGATATTTCAAAGGTAGTCACAATACCTGTAAATAAAGCAAATCAAATGAAAATAGAAAGTAAAGAAGAATTGAATGGTTATCATGGTGGATTTGGAGAATTCTCTGGATTCAATAATATGGTAGGTTATTAA
- a CDS encoding cell wall-binding protein, whose product MRRKYIAMFLVLGILTTIVLPVKEVLASDTKASSTSNKSLNTTITADGWKSESGAWYYLKNGAKATGWIQDSGKWYYLGTDGKMQVGWIQDGGNWYYLNGDGSMAHDTTVGDYYLGSNGAWTTSSTSSSSGSATGISYTELMNRIDSLGFIDKKYYSTSEVGDIAGYDWDWKNTMCGGISVYDKGGFVVQLRKNNSEFHSAVLQIFNWLLPTQGSELDHILATNPQNETLTMDGRTVQIIMYADAINVVITG is encoded by the coding sequence ATGAGAAGAAAATACATAGCTATGTTTTTAGTATTGGGGATTCTAACAACCATAGTACTACCGGTTAAAGAGGTATTAGCTTCAGATACAAAAGCATCGTCTACATCAAATAAATCTTTAAATACTACTATTACTGCCGATGGTTGGAAAAGCGAAAGTGGTGCATGGTACTATTTAAAAAATGGTGCTAAAGCAACTGGATGGATTCAAGATAGTGGTAAATGGTATTATCTTGGAACTGATGGTAAAATGCAAGTTGGATGGATTCAAGATGGTGGAAACTGGTATTACCTAAATGGTGATGGAAGTATGGCTCATGATACAACTGTTGGAGATTATTATTTAGGTAGTAACGGAGCTTGGACTACATCTTCTACATCAAGTTCTTCAGGCAGTGCTACTGGTATTTCTTATACTGAACTTATGAATAGAATTGATTCATTAGGATTTATAGATAAAAAATATTATTCCACATCTGAAGTTGGAGATATAGCTGGTTATGATTGGGATTGGAAAAATACTATGTGCGGTGGTATAAGTGTGTATGATAAAGGCGGATTTGTAGTTCAACTTCGTAAAAATAACTCAGAATTTCATAGCGCTGTATTACAAATATTTAATTGGTTATTGCCAACACAAGGTAGTGAATTAGACCATATTCTTGCTACTAATCCACAGAATGAAACTTTGACTATGGATGGAAGAACTGTTCAAATAATCATGTATGCAGATGCTATAAATGTTGTTATAACTGGATAA
- a CDS encoding helix-turn-helix transcriptional regulator, whose product MDEKYEGINLGEFLRKLRIDKGKTINSMQNETGISKSYLSKLENNTKDNPSLDILKKLSNYYNIPFQVFQNLCGFNTGLEDGQVKDISELVINLEYLFANIQVDIEFKLLFKNFIIFLENIISSKEAGRAEEFKVLELLDELKCKLDKLSREKII is encoded by the coding sequence GTGGATGAAAAGTATGAAGGAATAAATTTAGGAGAATTTTTGAGAAAATTGCGTATTGATAAGGGTAAAACCATAAATAGTATGCAAAATGAAACTGGAATCAGTAAAAGTTATTTAAGCAAATTGGAAAATAATACTAAAGATAATCCAAGTCTTGATATACTTAAAAAGTTATCAAATTATTATAATATACCTTTTCAAGTATTTCAGAATTTGTGTGGTTTTAATACTGGATTAGAAGATGGACAAGTTAAAGACATAAGCGAATTGGTAATTAATTTAGAGTACTTATTCGCCAATATACAAGTTGACATAGAATTTAAGTTATTATTTAAAAATTTTATCATCTTTCTTGAAAATATTATTAGTAGTAAAGAAGCAGGTAGAGCGGAAGAATTTAAAGTGTTGGAGTTGCTGGATGAACTTAAATGTAAATTAGATAAGTTGAGTAGAGAGAAAATAATATGA